In the Candidatus Dormiibacterota bacterium genome, one interval contains:
- the lysS gene encoding homocitrate synthase, with amino-acid sequence MTIQAFNIIESTLREGEQFAPAHFTRSQKIAIADMLDEFGVEYLELTSPCASPQSEADLRTVAALPLRAKVLTHVRCHLDDARVAIDTGADGIDVLFGTSSAMREFSHGKTVDQIIEAGTEVVQYIQSRGLEVRFSSEDSFRSEPRDLLRVYQAIDRLHPQRVGLADTVGIATPNQVFEMVSMVRKAVDCDIEFHAHNDTGCAIANAFAALEAGATHIDTTVLGIGERNGIVPLSGMIARLLSVKPELVAHYRLEILPQLDRMVADMVGVEIPFNAAITGDTAFHHKAGMHTNAVLNDPSSYEIFDPARFGRERTVMAGHRLTGRHAIASRATALGLTLTDHELRTLTNEVKRRADAGPLSNDELDDLLRGSVPA; translated from the coding sequence ATGACCATTCAAGCGTTCAACATCATCGAGTCGACGCTTCGGGAAGGCGAGCAGTTCGCCCCGGCGCACTTCACTCGCTCGCAGAAGATCGCGATCGCGGACATGCTCGATGAGTTCGGGGTCGAGTATCTCGAGTTGACCTCGCCGTGCGCTTCGCCGCAGTCCGAGGCCGACCTGCGGACGGTCGCGGCGCTCCCGCTTCGGGCCAAGGTCTTGACCCACGTCCGCTGTCATCTGGATGACGCCCGGGTCGCCATCGATACCGGCGCGGACGGGATCGACGTGCTCTTCGGCACCTCGTCGGCCATGCGGGAGTTCTCGCATGGCAAGACGGTGGACCAGATCATCGAAGCCGGCACCGAGGTCGTCCAGTACATCCAGTCGCGGGGGCTGGAGGTGCGCTTCAGCAGCGAGGACTCCTTCCGCTCGGAGCCGCGCGACCTTTTGCGCGTCTACCAGGCGATCGACCGCCTGCACCCGCAGCGGGTGGGACTGGCCGACACTGTCGGGATCGCCACACCGAACCAAGTCTTCGAGATGGTCTCGATGGTGCGCAAAGCTGTCGACTGCGACATCGAGTTCCATGCCCACAACGACACCGGCTGCGCCATCGCCAACGCCTTTGCGGCGCTGGAGGCGGGCGCCACGCATATCGACACCACCGTGCTCGGGATCGGCGAACGCAACGGCATCGTGCCGCTGAGCGGCATGATCGCCCGCTTGCTCAGTGTGAAGCCCGAGCTGGTGGCGCACTACCGGCTCGAGATCCTGCCCCAGCTGGACCGGATGGTCGCCGACATGGTCGGGGTCGAGATCCCGTTCAACGCCGCCATCACCGGCGACACCGCCTTTCATCACAAGGCCGGGATGCACACCAACGCGGTGCTGAACGACCCCTCGAGCTACGAGATCTTCGATCCGGCGCGCTTCGGACGGGAGCGCACGGTGATGGCCGGCCATCGGTTGACCGGCCGCCACGCGATCGCCAGCCGGGCCACCGCGCTGGGGCTGACGCTGACGGACCACGAATTGCGGACGCTCACAAACGAGGTGAAGCGCCGCGCGGACGCGGGACCACTCAGCAACGACGAACTCGACGATCTGCTTCGGGGCTCGGTCCCGGCATAG
- the lysX gene encoding lysine biosynthesis protein LysX, with the protein MITQQTMIGILCSRVRIEEKALFAALRQRAIPFERLDEDLIQFPIGSPFPNAPDVVLDRSIHHGRSLYALTLLQAAGVPTVNRPRVARICGDKILTTAALARAGLPIPRTVVAFTREAALEAIEAMGYPVVLKPMVGSWGRLLAKINDRDAAEAVLEHKEVLGSYQHGIFYIQEYVNKPDRDIRAIVVGEQTIGAIYRSSDHWITNTARNGIASQMEVTPEIDQLCRKAAAAVGGGFLSVDLLEHPDGLLVNELNYTPEFHGFMDATGIQVADHVIDYLIEVAAKPTAA; encoded by the coding sequence ATGATTACGCAACAAACGATGATCGGCATCCTCTGCTCCCGTGTCCGCATCGAGGAGAAGGCGCTGTTCGCGGCGCTCCGCCAGCGCGCCATCCCCTTCGAGCGCCTCGACGAAGACCTCATCCAGTTCCCGATCGGCAGCCCCTTTCCGAACGCCCCGGACGTGGTCCTGGACCGCTCCATCCACCACGGGCGGTCGCTCTACGCGCTGACGCTGCTGCAAGCGGCCGGTGTGCCGACCGTCAACCGGCCACGGGTGGCACGGATCTGCGGCGACAAGATCCTCACCACTGCCGCCCTCGCGCGCGCCGGCTTGCCCATCCCAAGGACTGTCGTTGCCTTCACCCGGGAGGCCGCACTGGAAGCGATCGAGGCGATGGGGTACCCGGTCGTGCTGAAGCCGATGGTCGGCTCGTGGGGCCGGCTGCTGGCGAAGATCAACGACCGGGATGCCGCCGAGGCGGTGCTCGAGCACAAAGAGGTGCTTGGCTCCTACCAGCACGGCATTTTTTACATCCAGGAATACGTCAACAAACCCGATCGCGACATCCGGGCGATCGTGGTGGGGGAGCAGACGATCGGCGCCATTTACCGGAGCTCCGACCACTGGATCACCAACACGGCGCGCAACGGTATCGCCTCCCAGATGGAGGTCACCCCCGAGATCGATCAGCTCTGCCGCAAAGCGGCGGCCGCGGTCGGCGGTGGATTCCTCTCCGTCGACCTGCTCGAGCATCCGGACGGGCTGCTGGTCAACGAGCTCAACTACACACCCGAATTTCACGGCTTCATGGACGCGACCGGGATCCAGGTCGCGGATCACGTCATCGACTACTTGATAGAGGTTGCCGCAAAGCCTACGGCGGCTTGA
- the argH gene encoding argininosuccinate lyase, with translation MGDPGQAEREGRALSKQPWGGRFGEEPDPLVDEFTRSLDVDSRLYREDIAGSRAWAKALVRAGVLTPEEQLRIDLALQEIGAELASGAPSAGSEDIHMAVEKRLREKLGPLGGKLHTGRSRNDQVTLDLRLYVRAAGAQLLEALAGLESALIARAEEHLDTVMPGYTHTQRAQPVLLAHHLLAYVEMLHRDGGRIADALGRADVSPLGAGALAGSGFPIDRAELAHDLGFGMASANSLDAVADRDFVLELLAACSIAMIHLSRLCGEIVLWTSVEFSFAALPDALASGSSMMPNKKNPCAAELVRAKSGRVAGDLVNLLMVLKGLPLAYNRDLQEDKEALFDGVDTTIACLNVTARLVQGLQFDPGVMRKAALQGYTLATELADYLSRKGMPFRDAHHLVGRMVADAIATHRGLEDYTLPELQQFSPLFAADTIDHLTLEGALNSRDVLGGTAPARVKEALAHVKA, from the coding sequence GTGGGAGATCCTGGCCAAGCGGAACGCGAAGGTCGCGCACTGAGCAAACAGCCGTGGGGTGGGCGATTTGGCGAAGAGCCGGATCCGCTGGTCGACGAGTTCACGCGATCGCTCGATGTCGACAGCCGGCTCTATCGCGAGGACATCGCCGGTAGCCGCGCCTGGGCGAAGGCGCTCGTCCGCGCGGGTGTGCTGACGCCGGAGGAACAGCTGCGCATCGACCTGGCGCTCCAGGAGATCGGGGCGGAGCTCGCCTCCGGCGCCCCGTCGGCCGGAAGCGAAGACATCCACATGGCGGTCGAGAAGCGCCTGCGGGAGAAGCTCGGTCCGCTCGGCGGCAAGCTGCACACCGGCCGGAGCCGCAATGACCAGGTCACCCTGGATCTGCGGCTGTATGTCAGGGCCGCCGGCGCCCAGTTGCTGGAGGCGCTGGCTGGGCTCGAGTCGGCGCTGATCGCCCGGGCCGAGGAACACCTCGACACCGTGATGCCAGGTTACACGCACACGCAGCGGGCGCAACCCGTTCTACTCGCCCACCATCTGCTCGCCTACGTCGAGATGCTCCACCGGGACGGCGGCCGGATCGCGGATGCGCTCGGTCGGGCCGACGTCTCTCCGCTGGGCGCGGGTGCGCTCGCCGGGAGCGGTTTTCCCATCGACCGCGCCGAGCTAGCCCATGACCTCGGCTTCGGCATGGCCAGTGCCAACTCGCTCGATGCCGTCGCCGACCGCGACTTCGTTCTCGAGCTACTGGCGGCGTGCAGCATCGCGATGATCCATCTCTCCCGCCTTTGCGGGGAGATCGTGCTCTGGACCAGCGTCGAATTCTCCTTCGCGGCGTTGCCCGACGCGCTCGCCAGCGGCAGCTCGATGATGCCGAACAAAAAGAACCCGTGCGCCGCCGAACTCGTCCGCGCGAAGAGCGGGCGGGTCGCCGGCGACCTGGTGAATCTCCTGATGGTGCTCAAGGGCCTCCCGCTCGCCTACAACCGCGACTTGCAAGAGGACAAGGAGGCACTCTTCGACGGCGTCGATACGACCATCGCCTGTCTCAATGTGACCGCGCGCCTGGTGCAGGGCCTGCAATTCGACCCGGGCGTGATGCGCAAGGCGGCGCTCCAGGGATACACGCTGGCGACCGAGCTCGCCGATTACCTGTCCAGGAAAGGCATGCCGTTTCGCGATGCGCATCACCTCGTGGGAAGGATGGTGGCGGACGCGATCGCCACGCATCGCGGTCTGGAGGACTACACCCTTCCCGAGCTGCAGCAGTTTTCGCCGCTCTTCGCTGCAGACACGATCGACCACCTGACGCTCGAAGGCGCACTCAACTCGCGCGACGTTCTCGGAGGCACGGCGCCGGCACGCGTGAAGGAGGCGCTCGCGCATGTCAAAGCGTAA
- a CDS encoding argininosuccinate synthase, with protein sequence MLALKSKLLEKVDATPVKTAKKVALAYSGGLDSSLCAVLAKEKYQVEELFAITVDVGQGQDEMDAAISKAKVLGITPIVIDAKQEFADLWLTKAIQANSSYEGYPVSTSMTRQLIASKIALLALKLGCDAIMEGSSGKGNDQYRMHNVFKLFAPQLEVLVPVRDFDLTRGEEEELSKELGIPITEVMQGGDDKTLWCRSLASGAVGLNQPIPDHAWLWLKTPSQTSSTPTQVSVTFEGGVPVALDGTRMPLPEIVAKLNVIAGNHGIGKIDIFEDGIMGLKSRELYEAPAAAVLLKLHHDLEQFTLTKEEIDYKAGVDQKWAHLVYHGAWFSPLKEALDAFIATTQTNVNGTVTANLFHGTIDLESRQSNNSLFFPEIRGLQSRSFNQQWCGPAAQIGGLPWEILAKRNAKVAH encoded by the coding sequence ATGCTGGCTTTGAAGAGCAAGTTACTGGAGAAGGTCGACGCGACGCCGGTCAAGACCGCCAAGAAGGTCGCGCTCGCTTACTCCGGAGGATTGGACTCATCCCTTTGCGCGGTCCTGGCGAAAGAGAAATACCAGGTCGAGGAGCTGTTCGCGATCACGGTGGACGTGGGCCAGGGCCAGGATGAGATGGATGCCGCGATCTCGAAGGCCAAGGTGCTGGGCATCACGCCGATCGTGATCGACGCCAAGCAGGAGTTTGCGGACCTGTGGCTGACGAAGGCCATCCAGGCCAATTCCAGCTACGAAGGCTACCCGGTCTCCACGTCAATGACGCGCCAGCTGATTGCCTCGAAGATCGCCTTACTGGCGCTCAAGCTCGGCTGCGACGCCATCATGGAAGGTAGCAGCGGCAAGGGCAACGACCAGTACCGGATGCACAACGTTTTCAAGCTCTTCGCGCCGCAGCTCGAGGTCCTCGTGCCGGTGCGCGACTTCGACCTGACGCGGGGCGAAGAGGAGGAGCTGTCCAAAGAGCTCGGGATCCCCATCACCGAGGTCATGCAGGGCGGCGACGACAAGACGCTGTGGTGCCGCAGCTTGGCCTCCGGTGCGGTTGGACTCAACCAACCGATTCCGGATCATGCCTGGCTCTGGCTGAAGACGCCGTCGCAAACGAGCTCGACGCCGACGCAGGTTTCGGTCACGTTCGAAGGCGGCGTCCCCGTGGCCCTCGACGGCACCAGGATGCCCCTGCCGGAGATCGTGGCGAAGCTCAACGTCATCGCCGGCAATCATGGCATCGGCAAGATCGACATCTTCGAGGACGGCATCATGGGCCTGAAGTCGCGCGAGCTCTACGAGGCGCCCGCGGCGGCCGTCCTCCTGAAACTGCACCACGACCTGGAGCAGTTCACCCTCACCAAGGAGGAAATCGACTACAAGGCCGGGGTCGACCAGAAGTGGGCCCACCTCGTGTACCACGGCGCCTGGTTTAGCCCGCTGAAGGAAGCGTTGGACGCCTTCATCGCGACCACCCAGACCAACGTCAACGGCACGGTGACGGCCAACCTGTTCCATGGCACGATCGACCTGGAGTCGCGCCAGAGCAATAACTCGCTCTTCTTTCCGGAGATCCGCGGATTGCAGAGCCGGAGCTTCAACCAGCAGTGGTGCGGGCCGGCCGCGCAGATCGGTGGCTTGCCGTGGGAGATCCTGGCCAAGCGGAACGCGAAGGTCGCGCACTGA
- a CDS encoding 3-isopropylmalate dehydratase large subunit, whose protein sequence is MGTLTEEIFSRRLGRNVHAGEIVVAPVDYAMAHDVTGPLAIEAFRKLGVPLWDPERVIMVFDHILPANTVASAGLHKIVRDFADEYGVTHVFQEGICHQLMVEKGFIRPGGIVVGADSHSTTYGALGCFSAGFGSTDIAVTFATGKTWFRVPETIRINLRGALPPGIFPKDLALKVIRMLGAEGANYLAVEWGGQAVEAMSVDERLTLANLTVDFGGKAGLCEPDEHTRAYLGEAAVLDLHPVAPVYRSVIEVDAEKLEPQIACPPAIDNVQDLSAVEGTELDEVFVGSCANGRIEDLAIVAGYFKGKQVHPRTRTIVVPASKQIYMEALARGYIQTFMEAGALVMNAGCGPCLGRQHGVLGAGERALSTSNRNYAGRMGSAQAEIYLANPAVAAASALAGAIADPRLLPVPDLPRRVWELVGVRN, encoded by the coding sequence ATGGGAACACTGACCGAAGAGATCTTCTCGCGACGGCTCGGACGGAATGTCCATGCCGGTGAGATCGTGGTCGCACCGGTTGACTACGCCATGGCGCACGATGTCACCGGCCCGCTGGCGATCGAGGCCTTCCGCAAGCTCGGGGTCCCGCTCTGGGATCCGGAGCGCGTCATCATGGTTTTCGATCACATCCTGCCGGCGAACACCGTGGCGTCGGCCGGCCTCCACAAGATCGTCCGCGACTTTGCCGACGAGTACGGCGTGACGCACGTCTTCCAGGAAGGCATCTGCCACCAGCTGATGGTGGAGAAGGGATTCATCCGGCCGGGTGGCATCGTGGTCGGCGCCGACTCGCATAGCACCACCTATGGCGCGCTCGGCTGTTTTTCGGCGGGATTCGGATCGACGGACATCGCGGTCACCTTCGCCACCGGCAAGACCTGGTTCCGCGTGCCGGAGACGATCCGGATCAACCTTCGTGGGGCACTGCCTCCTGGCATCTTCCCCAAGGACCTCGCGCTGAAGGTGATCCGAATGCTGGGCGCCGAGGGCGCCAATTACCTGGCGGTGGAGTGGGGAGGTCAGGCCGTCGAGGCCATGAGCGTGGACGAACGCCTCACGCTCGCCAACCTGACGGTTGACTTCGGCGGAAAGGCGGGTCTGTGCGAGCCCGATGAGCACACTCGGGCCTACCTCGGCGAGGCCGCGGTGCTCGACCTGCACCCGGTCGCTCCCGTGTACCGCAGTGTCATCGAGGTTGACGCGGAGAAACTCGAACCGCAGATCGCCTGCCCGCCGGCGATCGACAACGTCCAGGACCTGAGCGCGGTCGAAGGCACGGAGCTCGACGAGGTGTTCGTCGGCAGCTGCGCGAACGGCCGGATCGAGGACCTGGCGATCGTCGCCGGCTATTTCAAGGGCAAGCAGGTTCACCCGCGCACCCGGACGATCGTCGTCCCCGCCTCCAAGCAGATCTACATGGAGGCGCTGGCCCGCGGCTACATCCAGACCTTCATGGAGGCCGGCGCGCTCGTGATGAACGCCGGCTGCGGCCCCTGCCTCGGCCGTCAGCACGGCGTGCTCGGCGCCGGCGAACGCGCGCTCTCCACTAGCAACCGGAACTACGCCGGTCGGATGGGCAGTGCGCAGGCCGAGATCTACCTCGCGAACCCGGCCGTCGCCGCGGCCTCGGCGCTGGCCGGCGCGATCGCCGATCCCCGCCTGCTCCCCGTCCCCGACCTCCCCAGGCGGGTGTGGGAATTGGTTGGAGTGAGGAACTGA